The following coding sequences are from one Lolium rigidum isolate FL_2022 chromosome 6, APGP_CSIRO_Lrig_0.1, whole genome shotgun sequence window:
- the LOC124659445 gene encoding cortical cell-delineating protein-like yields MAPSKLVLFLVVNLALLASVAHACAPYCPTPSPPPPTLTCSVNTLKLKVCANVLNLLKLNLPVPENEECCPLLSGLANLDASVCLCTAIKAEILGIKLNVLADFTLLLNQCRKTCPDNYTCSI; encoded by the coding sequence ATGGCGCCCTCCAAGCTGGTCCTCTTCCTTGTTGTGAACCTGGCTCTCCTCGCCTCCGTCGCGCATGCCTGCGCTCCATACTGCCCCACCCCAAGCCCACCGCCACCAACGTTAACTTGCTCGGTTAACACTCTGAAGCTGAAAGTGTGTGCCAACGTGTTGAACCTGCTCAAGCTCAACCTCCCCGTGCCGGAGAATGAGGAGTGCTGCCCGCTGCTGTCCGGGCTCGCCAACCTCGATGCCTCCGTTTGTCTCTGCACTGCCATCAAGGCCGAGATCCTCGGCATCAAACTCAATGTACTCGCCGACTTCACCCTCCTCCTAAACCAGTGCCGCAAGACCTGCCCCGACAACTACACCTGCTCCATCTGA